In one Prosthecochloris aestuarii DSM 271 genomic region, the following are encoded:
- the bcp gene encoding thioredoxin-dependent thiol peroxidase, translating to MKLLAHGDPAPLFESVDQDGQPVKLVDYKGKKVILYFYPKDDTPGCTKEACAFRDNFPKFKEIGVEVLGVSVDSEKRHKKFTEKYDLPFRLVVDEEKTIVEHYGVWGLKKFMGREYMGTARVTYLINEEGVIDMVWPKVKPEKHASEIVAYLEQNN from the coding sequence ATGAAATTGCTTGCACATGGCGACCCGGCTCCTCTTTTTGAGTCTGTCGATCAGGATGGTCAGCCGGTAAAACTCGTTGATTATAAAGGCAAAAAAGTCATTCTTTATTTTTATCCCAAGGATGATACACCCGGCTGTACCAAGGAGGCTTGCGCTTTTCGTGATAATTTCCCTAAATTTAAGGAGATAGGTGTAGAAGTCCTCGGCGTGAGCGTTGATAGTGAGAAACGCCACAAGAAGTTCACGGAAAAATATGACCTTCCTTTCAGGCTTGTCGTCGACGAGGAAAAAACGATTGTCGAGCACTACGGTGTATGGGGCCTGAAGAAATTCATGGGCAGGGAATATATGGGGACCGCAAGGGTGACCTACCTTATCAATGAGGAAGGTGTTATTGATATGGTGTGGCCAAAGGTCAAGCCGGAAAAACATGCATCGGAAATTGTAGCGTATCTTGAGCAAAATAATTGA